From a single Anas acuta chromosome 16, bAnaAcu1.1, whole genome shotgun sequence genomic region:
- the SLC2A4RG gene encoding LOW QUALITY PROTEIN: SLC2A4 regulator (The sequence of the model RefSeq protein was modified relative to this genomic sequence to represent the inferred CDS: deleted 2 bases in 1 codon) gives MLRVLDAGLERCLALHAACIPFPPPRKPLGKAGIDEVMAAAVLTSLSTSPLVLGHPPAPPAPDPGGEPWLEAPPMSSSCSSSSNTSGDWSWDPPSDRSTPSTPRPPLSGHVPGAFLPAPPPDEGPDEPDGTHFVFGEPIPRKRKPSTKVMFKCLWKSCGKVLSSSSGMQKHIRTVHLGRKADLEQSDGEEDFYYTELDVDVDSLTDGLSSLTPVSPTSSVPPSFPGTEALPSPELPLPPPRSPPVPTPSPGGLCHVHTDHAYQGCPAPPRLPGGDKRPPVPPTPVALTPPVPTPLLPKPPAVPRKPRGEAKKCRKVYGMENREMWCTACRWKKACQRFLD, from the exons ATGCTGCGGGTGCTGGACGCGGGGCTGGAGCGGTGCCTGGCGCTGCACGCCGCCTGcatcccctttcccccccccag AAAGCCCCTGGGCAAGGCGGGCATCGACGAGGTGATGGCAGCGGCGGTGCTCACCAGCCTCTCCACCAGCCCCCTGGTGCTGGGCcaccccccggcaccccccgcCCCAG ATCCCGGTGGCGAGCCCTGGCTGGAGGCGCCCCCCAtgtcctccagctgcagcagcagcagcaacaccaGCGGGGACTGGagttgggacccccccagcgACCGCTCcaccccctccacc cctcGCCCCCCACTCTCCGGCCATGTTCCCGGTGCCTTcctgcccgccccgccgccggaCGAGGGTCCCGACGAGCCCGACGGCACCCACTTCGTTTTCGGGGAGCCCATCCCGCGGAAGAGGAAg CCCTCCACCAAGGTGATGTTCAAGTGCTTGTGGAAGAGCTGCGGCAAAgtcctcagcagctcctcagggaTGCAGAAGCACATCCGAACCGTGCACCTTGG CCGCAAAGCCGACCTCGAGCAGAGCGACGGCGAGGAGGATTTCTACTACACGGAGCTGGACGTGGACGTGGACTCGCTGACGGACGGGCTCTCCAGCCTCACCCCCGTTTCTCCCACCTCCTCCGTCCCCCCCTCCTTCCCGGGCACTGAGGCGCTGCCCAGCCCCGAATtaccgctgccccccccccgaagccccccggtgcccaccccctcccccggcGGCCTGTGCCACGTCCACACCGACCACGCGTACCAG GGCTGCCCAGCCCCCCCGCGGCTCCCGGGGGGGGACAAGCGGCCTccggtgccccccacccctgtGGCGCTGACGCCGCCGGTGCCCACCCCGCTGCTGCCCAAGCCGCCCGCTGTCCCCAG GAAGCCGCGGGGGGAGGCCAAGAAGTGCCGCAAGGTGTACGGCATGGAGAACCGCGAGATGTGGTGCACGGCCTGCCGCTGGAAGAAGGCCTGCCAGCGCTTCCTCGACTGA